Proteins from a single region of Enoplosus armatus isolate fEnoArm2 chromosome 6, fEnoArm2.hap1, whole genome shotgun sequence:
- the LOC139286296 gene encoding LOW QUALITY PROTEIN: interleukin-17 receptor A (The sequence of the model RefSeq protein was modified relative to this genomic sequence to represent the inferred CDS: inserted 1 base in 1 codon; substituted 1 base at 1 genomic stop codon) translates to MKLITLVEIRSLLIHDPFFCFCLTAGLTASSSLRTLDKRLNCNQRGLDNCKINNCSEKRMVAQLAPIGPVWDREDVGVLMDKYGPVSVMNVTWKIKADAGVLKLHGSEINILDESTHQSMCVQFSYKLNQTLTPEYTKWTFSLDGVVVEPGHSYVVSVFNLPEPENGDRITKQITIPGCDDRRIQKARMCLENGSFWDPHMTADVSVDKEHRKLSIVVGFEAAQYSEGYQVSIQSHGFHYSKNVSKENRTSLNVTFELGLWQLSQCEMLLMIQPFFIRCQNDCWRPEKIIDYCPYYPPRTVIIKAIVGLFLIGGCLAYLLWRTSHKDPVNTSSSAAKEQPEGFQVRERKRVLVIYSLDHPLYKNIVLKLCAFLATKCGTEVVLDLMDSTRLGVLGSIQWLDWHREQIESSSDKILILCSRGVQAKWRAMCGDKQVFLREDTLSPVGDMLSPALSLMVPHFIRSASFEKYIVAYFDDVCSEEDVPSPFNITVRYKLMKQFEELFFRILDTEKHEPGRVNHIEGLSEDEYYHCPSGRALRDAIEAFHVYQLEHPPWFEDELLESSDLEAEETSAXSDDAKTTTNLNAYCVPDSTGVISHVNTXESDFAGDKTGFNSPQLSSTLSNPLFCETIAVHQL, encoded by the exons ATGAAACTGATCACATTGGTTGAGATCAGATCACT ATTGATCCATGATccgtttttctgtttttgtttgactgCTGGACTCACAGCGTCGTCTTCTCTTAGGACTCTGGACAAGCGTCTGAACTGCAACCAACGG ggtcTTGACAATTGTAAAATTA ATAACTGCTCAGAGAAACGCATGGTCGCACAACTTGCTCCAATCGGCCCAGTATGGGATCGTGAGGATGTGGGAGTCTTGATGGACAAATATGGGCCTGTTTCTGTTATGAATGTGACGTGGAAAATAAAGGCTGATG CAGGCGTATTGAAGCTTCATGGATCAGAGATAAATATTCTGGATGAAAGTACACATcaaagtatgtgtgtgcagttttcTTACAAACTCAACCAAACATTGACTCCAGAATATACAAAG tGGACATTTTCCTTGGATGGAGTTGTGGTGGAGCCTGGGCATTCATATGTGGTGTCAGTTTTTAATTTGCCAGAACCTGAGAATGGAGACCGGATTACAAAGCAAATTACCATCCCAG GATGTGATGACAGGAGAATCCAGAAGGCCCGAATGTGTCTGGAAAATG GTAGTTTTTGGGATCCTCACATGACCGCTGATGTGTCTGTGGATAAGGAACATAGAAAGTTATCCATTGTTGTGGGTTTTGAGGCAGCACAGTACTCGGAGGGATACCAAGTGTCCATCCAGAGTCATGGTTTCCATTACTCAAAGAATGTCTCAAAG GAAAACAGAACATCGCTGAATGTGACATTTGAGTTGGGTTTGTGGCAGCTCTCacaatgtgaaatgttgttaatg ATTCAGCCTTTTTTTATTCGATGCCAGAATGACTGTTGGCGACCCGAGAAAATAATCGATTACTGCCCGT ATTATCCACCACGTACTGTAATTATAAAGGCAATTGTGGGGCTGTTTCTCATTGGTGGTTGTCTCGCTTATTTACTGTGGAGAACATCTCACAAAG ATCCTGTGAACACATCCTCATCTGCTGCCAAAGAGCAACCAGAAGGTTTTCAAGtgcgagagagaaaaagagtccTCGTCATCTACTCTCTCGACCACcctttatataaaaacattgttctCAAGCTTTGTGCCTTCCTGGCGACCAAATGTGGCACTGAAGTGGTCCTGGATCTGATGGACTCTACAAGACTGGGAGTGTTGGGAAGCATCCAGTGGTTGGACTGGCACAGAGAACAAATAGAAAGCTCTTCAGATAAAATACTAATCCTGTGCTCACGAGGAGTACAAGCTAAATGGAGAGCCATGTGTGGTGACAAACAGGTTTTTCTGAGAGAGGACACCCTCTCACCTGTAGGTGACATGCTCAGTCCAGCCCTCAGCCTCATGGTCCCCCATTTTATCCGATCCGCGTCGTTTGAAAAGTACATAGTGGCTTACTTTGACGATGTTTGTTCTGAAGAAGATGTTCCTTCACCTTTCAACATCACAGTGCGATACAAACTGATGAAACAGTTTGAGGAGCTCTTTTTCAGGATCCTGGACACTGAGAAACACGAACCGGGCAGAGTGAATCACATTGAAGGGCTTTCAGAGGACGAGTACTACCACTGTCCCTCGGGTAGAGCCCTGCGGGATGCCATAGAGGCTTTTCATGTGTATCAGCTGGAGCATCCACCGTGGTTTGAAGATGAATTACTGGAAAGCTCAGATTTGGAGGCTGAGGAGACATCAG GCTCTGACGAtgcaaaaacaaccacaaaccTCAATGCATATTGTGTACCTGACTCAACCGGAGTCATCAGTCATGTAAATACATAAGAAAGTGATTTCGCTGGAGATAAAACAGGATTTAACTCACCTCAGCTGAGTTCAACTCTATCTAATCCACTGTTCTGTGAAACTATAGCAGTCCATCAGTTATGA
- the LOC139286279 gene encoding troponin I, fast skeletal muscle-like, which translates to MLVAESEEKKHEKERVVNECFPPLKLSGLSVQDLQELCKELHRKIDVVDEARYDMEVKVDKNEKELKTLSQKITELKGVKRPNLKRVKKTTDDMLGACTDNTKLMKADFKANLKTVKKEDEKREEVTDWRKNVEAMSGMEGRKKLFNAGQ; encoded by the exons ATGCTGGTGGCTGAAAGTGAGGAGAAGAAACACGAGAAGGAAAGAGTTGTGAACGAGTGCTTCCCTCCGCTGAAGCTGTCAGGTCTGTCAGTCCAGGATCTCCAG GAGCTTTGCAAAGAACTACATCGTAAGATTGACGTTGTAGATGAAGCACGTTATGATATGGAGGTTAAGGTAGACAAAAATGAGAAAGAG TTAAAGACACTGAGTCAGAAGATCACTGAGCTAAAGGGGGTAAAGAGGCCAAACTTGAAGAGGGTGAAGAAAACTACAGACGACATGCTGGGTGCATGTACCGACAACACCAAACTCATGAAGGCTGATTTCAAGGCCAACCTAAAGACAGTGAAGAAGGAGGATGAAAAG agggaggaagtgacTGACTGGCGTAAGAACGTGGAGGCCATGTCTGGTATGGAGGGCAGAAAGAAGCTGTTTAATGCAGGGCAATAA